A genome region from Pseudanabaena sp. Chao 1811 includes the following:
- a CDS encoding MBL fold metallo-hydrolase, producing MSISDSEFSIHFWGVRGSIATPGPSTVRYGGNTPCVEMRCHGKRLIFDGGTGIRVLGQHLLKQMPIEASIFFTHSHWDHVQGFPFFTPAFIKGNLFKIYGKIAPTGQTMQERLEEQMHHPNFPVPLRVMASCLKFFDVEVPSVIEVGNGVTVESGLLNHPGEATGYRVSVGDRSAVYATDTEHFHDRIDENLVHLARNADVLIMDATYSDEEYWSTTNPKIGWGHSTWQEAIKVAEAANVKTLVIFHHDPLHSDEQLDEFEGFAKEKFAGAVMAREGMCISIPIRTDAKPLVKV from the coding sequence ATGTCCATTTCTGACAGCGAGTTTTCTATTCATTTTTGGGGTGTACGCGGAAGCATAGCTACCCCTGGTCCAAGCACGGTGCGCTACGGTGGGAATACTCCCTGTGTAGAAATGCGTTGCCATGGCAAAAGGCTGATTTTCGACGGGGGAACGGGGATTAGAGTTTTAGGGCAGCATTTACTGAAGCAAATGCCCATTGAAGCCAGCATTTTTTTCACCCATAGTCATTGGGATCATGTTCAAGGATTTCCCTTTTTTACACCTGCTTTTATTAAAGGAAATCTTTTTAAGATCTACGGCAAAATTGCGCCTACGGGACAAACCATGCAGGAACGCCTAGAGGAGCAAATGCACCATCCGAATTTTCCTGTGCCACTACGAGTAATGGCTTCCTGTCTGAAATTTTTTGATGTGGAAGTCCCTAGTGTAATTGAGGTCGGGAATGGCGTAACGGTTGAATCAGGATTGCTCAATCATCCGGGGGAAGCGACAGGATATCGAGTCAGCGTTGGCGATCGCTCGGCGGTTTATGCCACGGACACTGAGCATTTCCATGATCGCATTGATGAAAATCTTGTCCATCTCGCTCGAAATGCCGATGTTTTGATCATGGATGCAACCTATTCTGATGAGGAATATTGGTCAACTACTAATCCCAAAATTGGCTGGGGACATTCGACATGGCAAGAGGCAATCAAGGTCGCTGAGGCAGCAAATGTCAAAACCCTAGTCATTTTTCATCACGACCCTTTACATAGTGATGAGCAACTAGATGAGTTTGAGGGTTTTGCTAAAGAAAAGTTTGCGGGAGCTGTAATGGCAAGGGAAGGGATGTGTATTTCTATTCCTATTCGCACAGATGCCAAACCTTTAGTCAAGGTTTAA
- a CDS encoding MFS transporter, which yields MSIAPSSNPASNQVRWLQVWSLASVQGAISLTWIAYAVYLPKFIEQVFAYPTSQAQQFAGLLLVIESAIAVIVEPLFGGLSDRWQRWYSSRMPLIVAGVIGSTAVFIALPAVVVFGGSNEIVRLILPSLAVLWAMVMATFRSPVICLLASFAGATQLPLAGSVLTLVGGFVGSIRPLATSFILGLGAPATFAIASFTLLAGVAGLRSAMIYIPKNLNPALENAEPFKIRDFLNNLAIVMFVGGAIGLGMRLLMGDVLPRTLKADLTGLTGLSFEVLMGSALITQALLAVGTGNISKFIDNKRLMIFSLGGIAAGLGLLAGGYGAIASLIVILLILGFLSAVNNGMVAFALTMVPKALGGLTVGTFFGGLSGAIAIFGYLVPKSSEILSTPNAILLTAIAFLLAGVGIALGERITRKISFE from the coding sequence ATGTCGATCGCACCATCATCAAATCCAGCATCTAATCAAGTACGTTGGCTACAAGTGTGGAGTCTTGCCTCAGTGCAGGGAGCAATTTCTCTGACTTGGATTGCCTATGCGGTGTACTTACCCAAGTTTATCGAGCAGGTGTTTGCATACCCTACTAGTCAAGCCCAACAATTTGCAGGGTTGCTATTGGTGATTGAGAGTGCGATCGCGGTAATTGTCGAGCCATTATTTGGGGGACTCTCTGATCGCTGGCAGCGTTGGTATAGCTCACGGATGCCCTTAATTGTGGCGGGAGTAATTGGCTCAACAGCTGTATTTATTGCCCTTCCTGCCGTCGTTGTTTTTGGTGGTTCCAATGAAATTGTCCGCTTGATCTTGCCGAGCTTGGCGGTTTTGTGGGCGATGGTGATGGCAACCTTTCGGAGTCCCGTCATTTGTTTATTAGCAAGCTTTGCGGGAGCTACCCAATTGCCGCTTGCAGGTAGTGTCTTAACCTTGGTCGGTGGTTTTGTCGGTTCGATTCGCCCCTTAGCAACTAGCTTTATTTTGGGACTGGGCGCACCAGCTACCTTTGCGATCGCCTCATTTACCCTGCTCGCAGGTGTTGCAGGTTTACGCAGCGCGATGATCTATATTCCCAAAAATCTCAACCCTGCATTAGAAAATGCGGAACCATTCAAGATTAGAGATTTCTTAAATAATTTAGCGATCGTGATGTTCGTAGGTGGAGCGATCGGTTTAGGAATGCGCTTGCTGATGGGGGATGTATTACCCCGCACCCTCAAAGCAGATCTTACAGGACTTACAGGTTTATCCTTTGAAGTTTTAATGGGTTCAGCATTAATTACTCAGGCGCTATTGGCGGTCGGTACTGGTAATATCTCCAAATTTATCGATAACAAACGCTTGATGATCTTTAGCTTAGGTGGAATTGCGGCGGGACTAGGCTTGTTAGCAGGTGGCTATGGTGCGATCGCTTCACTAATCGTTATTTTGCTGATCTTAGGATTCCTCAGTGCTGTAAATAATGGCATGGTTGCCTTTGCCCTGACAATGGTTCCCAAGGCACTCGGTGGATTAACGGTTGGGACATTCTTTGGCGGATTGTCAGGGGCGATCGCCATCTTTGGTTATCTCGTTCCCAAATCCTCAGAGATACTTTCCACACCAAATGCGATTTTACTAACAGCGATCGCCTTTCTCCTTGCGGGTGTAGGCATTGCGTTAGGTGAGCGCATTACTCGCAAAATCAGTTTTGAGTAA
- a CDS encoding pentapeptide repeat-containing protein, whose protein sequence is MKSIAKNFASQNLQGKSFKGQDLTGADFSGADIRSADFSNAILKGANFSKAETGIQNRWLFLHLIVMLLISAVSGLLEAFAGFWIAVFFNPTNIKSYVVLLGISIILVLGVMIFAIVRQGFTAAAFITVATAITITGFFAGVGAGFWDGTRAVVGAGVWTGASAVAVVGVVTVAGAWAGAVAVTGVWTCASAITIAAAVSIAAAVAVAEAVDVSGVVAGSGVVGVSGVIGGAVSGAGVIAGATVLLSIYMAWRVLEGDPKFDILLKFGVAVASFCGTSFRGANLNEADFTEASLKGSDFRNSRNQTTSFTLSIWKYAKNLDRSRLGKSILSNLEVRDLLITGKPNESKSYEGLDLRGANLGGVYLEKINFKRAIISEANFSRANLEWANLTEVQAVGTDFTYAQLTGACIESWNYDHTTKLDNVDCRFVFELEHPNINGSRERRPHDPDKEFEEGDFTSFYSETKNVVQLLIRNGIRHEAFRAGWQKVAQDYPNISSESIQEIKKKGENVQITISVSEDTDKGEFERNFDRSYKAKLKELEATHQNQLLEAKIDTLKQSITDIKDILQIAKSPNINVSPTFQNEAKAMTEQNPITIKAGRDISGVINLGKIEGNVTNAINQLPDHHQGDKADIKILLKQLQEAISDNKDLDDEDKADALEQVESLAKIAVHDKPEEKRNPAGKAVRALNRIIVNIPNAMQIIQSISKIFGLL, encoded by the coding sequence ATGAAATCCATCGCTAAGAACTTTGCTTCTCAAAACTTGCAAGGAAAATCATTTAAGGGACAAGATCTTACAGGCGCGGATTTTAGTGGGGCGGATATTAGGAGTGCAGATTTTAGTAATGCGATTTTGAAAGGTGCAAATTTTTCAAAAGCGGAAACTGGGATACAGAATCGTTGGCTATTCTTACACCTAATTGTTATGTTGTTAATTTCGGCTGTTTCAGGACTGCTTGAGGCTTTTGCTGGATTCTGGATAGCCGTTTTCTTTAATCCTACAAACATTAAGAGCTACGTTGTTTTACTTGGGATATCAATTATATTAGTTTTAGGCGTAATGATCTTCGCTATTGTCCGTCAAGGGTTTACTGCGGCAGCTTTTATAACAGTGGCTACGGCAATTACTATTACTGGCTTTTTTGCTGGGGTTGGCGCTGGTTTTTGGGATGGGACTAGGGCAGTTGTTGGGGCTGGAGTTTGGACTGGTGCATCGGCTGTCGCAGTTGTTGGGGTTGTTACAGTTGCTGGAGCTTGGGCTGGGGCTGTTGCAGTTACTGGGGTTTGGACTTGTGCATCTGCAATTACAATTGCTGCTGCTGTTTCAATTGCTGCTGCTGTTGCAGTTGCTGAAGCTGTAGATGTGTCTGGAGTTGTTGCTGGGTCTGGAGTTGTGGGCGTGTCTGGAGTTATTGGTGGTGCTGTATCTGGGGCTGGGGTTATTGCTGGTGCTACTGTTTTGTTAAGTATTTATATGGCATGGCGCGTTTTAGAAGGTGATCCTAAATTTGACATATTATTGAAGTTTGGGGTAGCGGTTGCTAGCTTTTGCGGGACAAGTTTTAGAGGTGCAAATTTAAACGAAGCTGATTTTACTGAAGCATCCCTCAAAGGTAGTGACTTTCGCAATTCCCGCAATCAGACGACAAGCTTTACTCTCAGCATTTGGAAGTACGCGAAAAACCTAGATCGATCTCGTTTAGGAAAATCGATTCTATCTAATCTTGAAGTACGAGATTTATTGATTACAGGCAAACCCAACGAGAGCAAATCCTATGAAGGTTTAGACCTACGCGGTGCAAATCTTGGAGGAGTTTATTTAGAAAAGATCAACTTCAAACGAGCAATTATCAGCGAAGCTAATTTTAGTCGAGCCAATTTGGAATGGGCGAATCTTACCGAAGTGCAAGCAGTAGGTACAGATTTTACATATGCACAACTGACTGGTGCTTGCATAGAATCTTGGAACTATGACCACACAACTAAACTCGATAATGTTGACTGTCGATTTGTCTTTGAACTGGAGCATCCCAACATAAATGGTAGCCGAGAACGTCGTCCCCACGATCCAGACAAAGAATTTGAAGAAGGTGATTTCACTAGTTTCTATAGTGAAACCAAGAATGTAGTGCAACTTCTTATTCGCAATGGAATCAGACACGAAGCCTTCCGTGCTGGCTGGCAAAAAGTAGCCCAAGATTATCCCAACATCTCTTCTGAAAGCATCCAAGAAATTAAGAAAAAAGGAGAAAATGTTCAAATAACCATCTCAGTGTCAGAAGATACTGATAAAGGTGAATTTGAGCGCAACTTTGATCGTAGTTACAAGGCTAAACTCAAAGAATTAGAAGCAACCCATCAAAACCAACTCTTAGAAGCTAAAATTGATACTCTCAAGCAAAGCATAACTGACATCAAAGATATTCTTCAAATAGCAAAATCGCCTAATATTAATGTTAGTCCAACTTTTCAGAATGAAGCTAAAGCTATGACAGAACAAAATCCCATCACGATCAAAGCTGGTCGAGATATTTCTGGCGTGATAAACCTTGGTAAAATCGAAGGCAACGTCACCAACGCGATCAATCAATTACCTGATCATCACCAAGGTGATAAAGCTGACATCAAAATTCTCTTAAAGCAACTGCAAGAAGCGATTAGTGATAATAAGGATCTTGATGATGAAGACAAAGCTGACGCGCTCGAACAAGTAGAATCTCTTGCTAAAATTGCTGTTCACGATAAGCCAGAAGAGAAAAGAAATCCTGCTGGAAAAGCTGTTAGAGCATTAAATCGTATCATTGTAAACATTCCCAATGCTATGCAAATCATCCAATCCATCAGTAAGATTTTCGGCTTATTATAA
- a CDS encoding pentapeptide repeat-containing protein: protein MKSTAFNHSVTAIASTMIASVMTIGMTSSVQAQNAEHLKSLLEHHTCQRCELSGITANGADLRESFLDVADLRKSALSGATLAFSTMYYADFRSADLSNSDLRNTFLINSDLIQANLSGANARNSRWKYIDLTEANLQNANLIDIELVYAKLNRANLSNASLRNASLYGADLTGANLKGADLYRADLTNAIVTNVDLSQANLCRATLPDGTTSMQGCMLQK from the coding sequence ATGAAGTCAACAGCCTTTAATCATTCCGTGACTGCGATCGCTAGCACCATGATTGCTAGTGTGATGACCATTGGTATGACATCGAGCGTACAAGCGCAAAATGCCGAACATCTCAAGTCTTTATTGGAACACCACACATGTCAGCGCTGTGAACTGAGTGGCATCACGGCAAATGGGGCAGATCTGCGTGAATCTTTTCTTGATGTTGCTGATCTGCGGAAAAGCGCACTTTCTGGTGCAACTTTAGCTTTTAGCACGATGTATTATGCTGACTTTCGGAGCGCCGATCTCAGCAACTCTGACCTGCGAAATACTTTTTTGATTAATAGTGACTTAATTCAAGCCAATCTATCGGGTGCAAATGCGCGGAATAGTCGCTGGAAATATATTGATCTGACTGAAGCCAACTTGCAAAATGCCAATTTGATCGATATTGAATTGGTCTATGCCAAACTCAATCGTGCCAATCTCAGCAATGCCTCCTTGCGTAATGCGAGCCTCTATGGGGCAGATTTGACAGGTGCAAATCTTAAGGGAGCCGATCTTTATCGCGCTGACCTCACTAATGCGATCGTTACAAATGTTGACCTCAGCCAAGCAAATCTTTGCCGTGCAACCCTACCCGATGGGACAACTTCCATGCAGGGCTGTATGCTGCAAAAATAA
- a CDS encoding NAD(P)/FAD-dependent oxidoreductase, with protein sequence MNYDAIAIGAGLSGCSAAIQLAKLGYRVLLLEQSHYPVHKLCGEFLSVEVTAAFENLGILEQVHKVGAHPIHRAYLTTSSGASFRSPLPSTALGLSRYQLDLMLFERAKDLNVTCIDNTKVTGVTGNLAEGFKVSTTKGEFSGRLVLGAFGKRSSLDRTLNRKFIAKRSPWIAYKGHFTGIDIGDVIELHSFPNGYCGLSQIETGEINVCWIAHERVMKEPNHRDLGIPESLARNPVLADRFAHMQRVSPSLQGLSQISFAIKENFYNDICMIGDTAGMITPLCGDGMAMALRSAEIAVPLVSQFLEQQINAIAFKQQYAIAWQKEFQMRLQLGRIMHNCFVQPPLANMGVSLCQMVPALGNWIIGATRGKPQQLLKTDFASNALT encoded by the coding sequence ATGAATTATGACGCGATCGCGATTGGTGCTGGGCTATCGGGCTGTAGCGCTGCCATTCAACTAGCAAAACTTGGTTATCGTGTATTACTGCTAGAGCAGAGCCATTATCCTGTACATAAACTCTGCGGAGAGTTCCTTTCCGTTGAAGTTACCGCAGCATTTGAGAACTTAGGCATATTGGAACAGGTTCACAAAGTCGGCGCACATCCGATTCATCGTGCTTACTTAACTACCTCTAGCGGCGCATCCTTTCGGAGTCCATTGCCTAGCACGGCGCTTGGTCTCAGTCGCTATCAACTAGACCTGATGCTATTTGAACGTGCCAAAGATTTGAATGTCACTTGTATCGACAATACTAAGGTTACGGGTGTTACAGGAAATCTTGCAGAGGGATTTAAGGTTAGTACTACCAAAGGAGAATTCTCTGGACGCTTAGTATTGGGAGCATTTGGGAAAAGATCATCCCTCGATCGCACGCTTAATCGTAAATTTATCGCCAAGCGATCGCCTTGGATTGCCTATAAAGGACATTTCACAGGGATTGATATTGGTGATGTGATCGAGTTGCATAGCTTTCCTAATGGCTATTGTGGATTGTCACAAATTGAAACTGGGGAAATCAATGTCTGTTGGATCGCCCATGAACGAGTGATGAAAGAGCCAAACCATCGAGATTTAGGTATTCCTGAATCCTTGGCGAGAAACCCTGTACTAGCAGATCGCTTTGCTCATATGCAACGAGTGTCGCCATCATTGCAAGGATTAAGCCAAATTAGTTTTGCTATTAAAGAGAACTTTTATAACGATATCTGTATGATTGGTGATACAGCAGGAATGATTACGCCGCTTTGTGGTGATGGTATGGCGATGGCTCTACGTTCAGCCGAAATAGCAGTTCCCTTAGTTAGTCAATTTCTCGAACAGCAAATTAACGCGATCGCCTTTAAGCAACAATATGCGATCGCATGGCAAAAGGAATTTCAAATGCGCTTGCAACTGGGACGAATCATGCACAATTGCTTTGTGCAGCCACCCCTCGCAAATATGGGAGTGAGCCTATGTCAGATGGTTCCCGCTCTAGGCAATTGGATTATTGGCGCAACTCGTGGAAAACCACAGCAATTACTCAAAACTGATTTTGCGAGTAATGCGCTCACCTAA
- a CDS encoding type II toxin-antitoxin system Phd/YefM family antitoxin, which produces MNAVSYVEAQSNLAKMIDQVCDNHDPVVITRHQQPSAVLLSLEDYESLAETAYLLKSRNNAKRIFEAIAELE; this is translated from the coding sequence ATGAACGCAGTTTCTTATGTTGAGGCACAGAGCAACTTAGCAAAAATGATCGATCAAGTATGTGACAATCATGATCCAGTAGTCATAACACGCCACCAACAACCATCCGCAGTGCTTCTATCACTTGAAGATTATGAATCTCTGGCAGAAACTGCTTACCTTTTAAAAAGTCGTAATAATGCTAAACGAATTTTTGAGGCGATCGCTGAATTAGAATAA